A single window of Paenibacillus sp. SYP-B4298 DNA harbors:
- the glnA gene encoding type I glutamate--ammonia ligase — MGFTREDISRIAEEQNVRFIRLQFTDLLGTIKNVEIPVSQLEKALDNKMMFDGSSIEGYVRIEESDMYLYPDLDTWVVFPWVTENRVARLICDIYMPDGTPFAGDPRGILKRCLKEAEDMGFTAMNVGPEPEFFLFKTDEKGEPTAELNDQGGYFDLAPTDLGENCRREIVLTLEEMGFEIEASHHEVAPGQHEIDFKYADAVKAADQIQTFKLVVKTVARQHGLHATFMPKPLFGVNGSGMHCHQSLFQGDKNAFYDENDKLGLSQTARYYMAGLLKHARACAAITNPTVNSYKRLVPGYEAPCYVAWSASNRSPMIRIPASRGLSTRVEVRNPDPAANPYLTLAVMLKAGLNGIKEKLHLPAPTDRNIYVMTDEERSDEGIPSLPADLKEALEELLRDGVICDALGDHALAHFYELKEIEWDMYRTQVHQWERDQYLTLY, encoded by the coding sequence GTGGGCTTTACAAGAGAAGACATCTCGCGCATTGCGGAAGAGCAAAATGTTCGTTTTATCCGGTTGCAATTTACCGATTTGCTTGGAACGATCAAAAATGTGGAAATTCCAGTGAGCCAACTGGAGAAAGCGCTTGACAACAAAATGATGTTTGACGGTTCCTCCATTGAAGGCTATGTACGCATCGAGGAATCCGACATGTACCTTTATCCAGACCTGGACACATGGGTAGTGTTCCCTTGGGTAACAGAGAACCGTGTTGCTCGTCTGATCTGTGATATTTACATGCCGGACGGCACGCCGTTCGCCGGAGACCCGCGCGGTATTCTCAAGCGTTGTCTGAAGGAAGCGGAGGATATGGGCTTTACTGCCATGAACGTAGGTCCTGAGCCGGAGTTCTTCCTGTTCAAAACCGACGAGAAGGGCGAGCCGACAGCCGAGCTGAATGACCAGGGAGGTTACTTCGACTTGGCTCCGACTGACCTTGGCGAAAATTGCCGCCGCGAGATCGTGCTGACACTGGAGGAGATGGGCTTCGAGATTGAAGCATCTCACCATGAGGTTGCGCCTGGCCAACATGAGATCGACTTCAAATATGCCGATGCGGTTAAGGCAGCCGATCAGATTCAGACCTTCAAGCTGGTCGTCAAGACTGTCGCGCGTCAGCACGGATTGCATGCGACCTTTATGCCGAAGCCGCTATTTGGTGTAAATGGTTCAGGCATGCATTGTCACCAGTCGCTGTTCCAAGGTGACAAGAACGCGTTCTACGACGAGAACGACAAGCTTGGTCTAAGCCAGACAGCACGTTATTACATGGCAGGTCTGTTAAAGCATGCAAGAGCATGTGCAGCCATTACGAACCCGACGGTCAATTCGTACAAACGTCTGGTGCCTGGATATGAAGCGCCTTGCTATGTAGCCTGGTCGGCCAGCAACCGCAGCCCGATGATCCGTATTCCGGCCTCACGCGGCTTGAGCACCAGGGTAGAGGTGCGTAACCCTGACCCTGCTGCGAACCCTTACCTGACCTTGGCTGTTATGCTGAAGGCTGGTTTGAACGGCATCAAGGAGAAGCTGCATCTGCCTGCGCCAACAGATCGCAATATCTATGTGATGACAGATGAGGAGCGCTCGGACGAAGGCATTCCTAGCCTGCCAGCAGACCTCAAGGAGGCGCTGGAAGAGCTGCTTCGTGACGGCGTCATCTGCGACGCGCTGGGCGACCATGCGCTGGCTCATTTTTACGAGCTGAAGGAGATTGAATGGGATATGTACCGCACCCAGGTTCACCAATGGGAACGGGATCAATATCTGACGTTGTATTAA
- a CDS encoding methionine gamma-lyase family protein, translated as MDKHEQTSWERLEQWAERAERHAASRLQERDRIAERNHWKVIRAFQKHKVSDFHFAGSTGYGYNDRGREVLDDVYADIFGAEAALVRPHFASGTHTISCALFGALRPGDELMYITGKPYDTLHKVIGHEGDGTGSLRDFGIGYKEIPLLASGEVNWEQVEQALTSRTKVIGIQRSRGYEWRTSFSVAAIGQMVKKIKQLKPDAIVFVDNCYGEFTEELEPTQVGVDLMAGSLIKNPGGGLASTGGYICGREELVRKASYRLTAPGIGGEVGAMLDTLRATYQGLFLAPHLVGQALKGSVFTAAMLELLGFETNPAWDAERTDLIQAIRFGREDALIAFVQGIQRAAAVDAHVVPEPWDMPGYEYPVIMAAGTFIQGGSLELSADAPIREPYIAYMQGGLTYSHVKFGVLTALEDMEKRGIFVIKPNMT; from the coding sequence GTGGACAAGCATGAACAGACGAGCTGGGAGCGACTGGAGCAGTGGGCGGAGCGTGCCGAGCGGCACGCTGCCTCCAGACTGCAAGAGCGCGACCGGATTGCCGAACGGAACCATTGGAAGGTGATCCGGGCATTCCAAAAACATAAGGTAAGCGATTTTCATTTTGCCGGTTCTACCGGTTATGGGTACAATGACCGGGGCAGAGAGGTGCTGGATGACGTCTATGCCGACATCTTTGGTGCAGAAGCTGCGCTGGTCAGACCGCATTTTGCTTCGGGAACGCACACGATTAGCTGTGCGTTGTTTGGTGCGCTCCGCCCAGGGGATGAACTGATGTACATCACGGGCAAGCCGTATGATACGCTTCATAAGGTCATTGGCCATGAAGGCGACGGTACAGGGTCGCTGCGGGACTTCGGCATCGGCTATAAGGAGATTCCGCTGCTTGCCAGCGGGGAGGTCAATTGGGAGCAGGTGGAGCAGGCGCTGACAAGCCGCACGAAGGTAATTGGCATCCAGCGCTCGCGCGGCTACGAATGGCGAACGTCCTTCTCCGTTGCCGCAATTGGCCAGATGGTGAAGAAAATCAAGCAACTGAAACCGGACGCCATCGTCTTCGTCGATAACTGTTATGGCGAATTTACGGAGGAGCTGGAGCCAACCCAGGTCGGAGTGGATCTGATGGCTGGGTCGCTGATCAAAAATCCGGGCGGCGGACTTGCCAGCACAGGCGGTTATATTTGCGGCCGGGAGGAGCTGGTGCGCAAGGCGTCCTACCGTCTGACTGCGCCTGGCATAGGCGGTGAAGTCGGGGCGATGCTGGATACGCTTAGAGCTACCTATCAGGGACTGTTCCTGGCGCCTCATCTTGTGGGACAAGCGCTCAAGGGCTCTGTGTTTACTGCTGCGATGCTGGAACTGCTGGGCTTCGAGACGAATCCCGCATGGGATGCAGAACGGACTGACCTGATTCAAGCGATACGATTTGGACGGGAGGATGCGTTGATCGCCTTCGTACAGGGCATCCAGCGAGCAGCCGCGGTGGACGCACATGTCGTTCCTGAGCCATGGGATATGCCGGGCTATGAATACCCGGTCATCATGGCTGCGGGAACGTTCATTCAGGGCGGGAGCCTGGAGCTGTCGGCGGACGCTCCAATTCGTGAGCCATATATTGCCTATATGCAAGGCGGGCTTACGTACAGCCATGTAAAATTTGGGGTATTGACTGCACTTGAAGACATGGAAAAACGTGGAATATTTGTGATCAAACCTAACATGACTTGA
- a CDS encoding MerR family transcriptional regulator — MADEIRRNMALFPIGIVMKLTDLTARQIRYYEQHELIVPARTNGNQRLFSFNDVERLLEIKSLIEKGVNIAGIKQVMNPVSKESEEATVITDQTETKRRELSDTQLHRMLKQQLLEKRPGKASLIQGQLSRFYSNKP, encoded by the coding sequence ATGGCTGACGAAATACGCAGGAATATGGCATTATTTCCTATCGGAATCGTTATGAAGCTGACGGATTTAACTGCGAGACAAATCCGGTATTATGAGCAGCATGAGCTGATTGTGCCCGCGCGCACAAATGGCAATCAACGCCTGTTTTCTTTTAACGATGTAGAGCGCTTGCTGGAAATCAAGTCATTGATTGAGAAAGGCGTCAACATTGCCGGCATCAAGCAGGTAATGAACCCGGTCTCGAAGGAGTCCGAGGAAGCAACCGTCATTACAGATCAGACGGAGACGAAGCGCCGCGAGCTGTCGGATACACAGCTACACCGCATGTTGAAGCAGCAGCTTCTAGAGAAGAGACCGGGCAAGGCCTCGCTCATTCAAGGCCAGTTGTCCCGTTTCTATAGCAACAAGCCATAG
- the hflX gene encoding GTPase HflX yields MRPSTHETDNELKDRAVLVSLVTQAIKRSGLNSEHSLQELVSLAETAGVDVLTTMTQNLETPDTKFFIGKGKVEELRAIAAELGATTAIFDQELSGAQVRNLEEALDLKIIDRTQLILDIFAQRAKTREGIIQVELAQLSYLLPRLSGHGKNLSRLGGGIGTRGPGETKLETDRRHIRDRITDLKALLHEVVRHRQLHRERRRKSGVTQVALVGYTNAGKSTLLRELTAADVYVENQLFATLDPTSRILELPSGKEIVLTDTVGFIQNLPHDLVAAFRATLEEVCEADLVLHVVDSSSPMREEQMQVVQRILGELNAADKPQLTVFNKKDLCEQRIAGGPDSIWISAFSQQDLDVLREQIQLRLAGETQRFALPAERGDLIALAYRCGEVKDQTVEDDKMLLTIELNKQDFEVHGYKLREYMET; encoded by the coding sequence ATGCGTCCATCGACACATGAGACAGATAATGAGCTAAAGGATCGCGCCGTGCTGGTCAGTCTCGTCACACAAGCGATCAAGCGCAGCGGGTTAAATTCAGAGCATTCTCTGCAGGAGCTGGTCAGTCTTGCGGAGACGGCCGGCGTGGACGTGCTGACAACGATGACCCAAAATCTGGAGACGCCGGATACCAAGTTTTTTATCGGCAAGGGCAAGGTGGAGGAGCTGCGTGCGATAGCCGCTGAGCTGGGAGCTACGACAGCGATCTTCGACCAGGAATTATCCGGCGCACAGGTGCGGAACCTGGAGGAAGCGCTCGATCTGAAGATCATCGACCGTACCCAGTTGATTCTGGATATTTTTGCCCAGCGCGCGAAGACACGCGAAGGGATTATTCAGGTTGAGCTGGCCCAGCTTAGCTATCTGCTGCCTCGGTTGTCCGGACATGGCAAAAATCTGTCGCGCCTGGGCGGCGGCATCGGTACGAGAGGACCCGGCGAGACGAAGCTGGAGACAGATCGTCGCCATATCCGCGATCGCATCACTGATCTCAAGGCATTGCTGCATGAGGTAGTCAGACACAGGCAGCTTCACCGCGAGCGGCGGCGCAAAAGCGGTGTCACCCAGGTAGCGCTTGTCGGCTATACCAATGCCGGCAAGTCGACATTGCTGCGCGAGCTGACAGCAGCAGATGTCTATGTGGAGAATCAATTGTTTGCTACACTTGATCCGACCTCGCGTATCCTGGAGCTTCCTAGCGGTAAGGAGATTGTGTTAACCGATACGGTGGGCTTCATCCAGAACCTGCCGCATGATCTTGTTGCTGCATTTCGCGCGACGCTGGAGGAGGTCTGCGAGGCTGATCTGGTGCTGCATGTCGTGGACAGCTCGTCTCCGATGCGCGAGGAGCAGATGCAGGTTGTGCAGCGTATTCTGGGCGAGTTGAATGCAGCCGACAAGCCGCAGCTTACCGTATTCAACAAAAAGGATCTGTGTGAGCAGCGCATCGCAGGCGGCCCGGACTCCATCTGGATCAGCGCGTTTTCGCAGCAGGATTTAGACGTGCTGCGCGAGCAGATTCAACTGCGACTTGCAGGGGAGACGCAGCGTTTTGCGCTGCCGGCAGAACGTGGTGATCTGATTGCGCTGGCGTACCGCTGCGGGGAGGTCAAGGATCAGACGGTCGAGGATGACAAGATGCTGCTCACGATCGAACTGAACAAGCAGGATTTCGAAGTGCATGGCTATAAGCTGCGCGAATATATGGAAACTTAA